In Sardina pilchardus chromosome 10, fSarPil1.1, whole genome shotgun sequence, one genomic interval encodes:
- the asb13b gene encoding ankyrin repeat and SOCS box protein 13: MEITRSRPSLFSEIAHGLGFWTDRSAVHEAAAQGQVRQLQQLIQGGASVNIVAIDSITPLHEACIQGHSQCVRLLLDAGANVDARNIDGSTPLCDACAAGSLECVKLLLEHGATVNPPLFTFSPLHEACMGGNSECVKFMIAEGASMEAHDCHYGTPLHVACARQHQDCVKVLLNAGANVNAAKLHETALHHAAKVANLDLIELLVEFGGNVFATDNRGKTPLQYATPGSPSALSLGFYEKTPLSLQQLSRLTLRKVLGRRALQVAAQLDLPNRLISYLCYMPPPTTDICDS; encoded by the exons ATGGAAATTACACGCTCCAGACCATCGCTTTTCAGCGAAATTG CACATGGATTGGGATTTTGGACAGATCGCTCAGCTGTGCACGAAGCAGCAGCACAGGGTCAAGTCAGGCAATTGCAGCAGCTGATCCAAGGTGGTGCCTCTGTAAATATTGTAGCAATTGACTCCATCACTCCTCTTCATGAAGCCTGCATTCAAGGCCACAGCCAGTGTGTTCGTCTATTGCTGGATGCTGGGGCAAAT GTTGACGCAAGGAACATTGATGGCAGCACCCCCCTGTGTGATGCCTGTGCTGCTGGGAGTCTAGAGTGTGTGAAACTGCTACTGGAGCATGGAGCCACGGTCAaccctcctctcttcaccttttCTCCCCTGCATGAGGCCTGTATGGGAG GCAATTCTGAATGTGTGAAGTTCATGATCGCCGAAGGGGCATCAATGGAAGCTCATGACTGTCATTATGGGACCCCTTTGCATGTAGCATGTGCAAGACAACACCAGGACTGTGTAAAAGTTCTTCTAAATGCAG GTGCAAATGTGAATGCTGCAAAACTACACGAGACTGCACTCCATCATGCTGCAAAAGTGGCTAATCTGGATCTCATAGAGCTGTTGGTGGAGTTCGGAGGAAATGTTTTTGCCACAGACAATCGTGGGAAGACTCCCCTACAATACGCTACTCCTGGGTCCCCATCTGCACTATCCCTGggattttatgaaa AAACCCCTCTGAGCCTGCAGCAGCTGTCCCGGCTGACCCTCAGGAAGGTGTTGGGCAGGAGAGCCCTGCAGGTGGCAGCTCAACTGGACCTGCCAAATCGCCTCATCAGCTACCTCTGCTACATGCCTCCACCTACAACAGACATTTGCGACAGCTGA